One genomic region from Methanocaldococcus fervens AG86 encodes:
- a CDS encoding DUF5402 family protein, which produces MKNKILKDRDEIEKFFIKLLGREIFISEMDVFASRCGCVGIMISVRGLFIDDVEIFKEKILNKLEELAKSYNINADWIFVRVLPGSDDVINIGVRELCDVCKGEYKFKKPRPDLISLKF; this is translated from the coding sequence TTGAAAAATAAAATTTTGAAAGATAGGGATGAAATTGAGAAGTTTTTTATAAAGCTATTAGGTAGGGAAATTTTTATTTCTGAGATGGATGTTTTTGCCTCAAGATGTGGCTGTGTAGGGATTATGATATCTGTTAGGGGGCTTTTTATTGATGATGTTGAAATATTTAAAGAGAAGATTTTAAATAAATTGGAGGAGTTAGCTAAAAGCTATAATATAAATGCGGATTGGATATTTGTTAGGGTATTGCCTGGAAGTGATGATGTAATAAATATTGGAGTTAGAGAGCTTTGTGATGTTTGTAAGGGAGAGTATAAATTTAAAAAACCAAGACCTGATTTAATCAGCCTAAAGTTTTAA
- the sepS gene encoding O-phosphoserine--tRNA ligase, producing MRFDTKKVLELAEKDFEKAWRETKALIKDKHIDEKYPRLKPLYGKPHPVMETIERLRQAYLRMGFEEMINPVIVDELEIYKQFGPEAMAVLDRCFYLAGLPRPDVGLGNEKVEIIKKLGIDVDEEKKESLREVLHSYKKGVIDGDDLVFEIAKALNVDNEMGLKVLETAFPEFKDLKPEATTLTLRSHMTSGWFITLSSLIKKRKLPLKLFSIDRCFRREQREDRSHLMAYHSASCVVVCEDVSIDDGKIVAEGLLEQFGFTKFKFRPDEKKSKYYTPETQTEVYAYHPKLGEWIEVATFGVYSPIALSKYNIDVPVMNLGLGVERLAMIIYGYEDVRAMVYPQFYEYKLSDRDIAGMIKVDKVPILDEIYNFANELIDVCIANKDKDSPCSVEIKKEFNFNGEKRTVKVEIFENEPNKKLLGPSVLNEVYVYDGNIYGIPPTFEGVKEQYIPILKKAKEEGVSTNIRYIDGIIYKLAAKIEESLVSNVDEFKFRVPIVRSLSDINLKVDELALKQIMGENKVIDVRGPVFLNAKVEIK from the coding sequence ATGAGATTTGATACAAAAAAGGTTTTAGAATTGGCAGAAAAAGATTTTGAAAAGGCGTGGAGAGAGACAAAGGCATTGATTAAAGATAAACATATAGATGAAAAATATCCAAGATTAAAGCCATTGTATGGAAAGCCACATCCTGTAATGGAAACAATTGAAAGATTGAGGCAAGCATATTTAAGAATGGGATTTGAGGAGATGATTAATCCAGTTATCGTTGATGAATTAGAGATTTATAAGCAGTTTGGTCCTGAGGCAATGGCAGTTTTAGATAGGTGCTTTTACTTAGCTGGTTTGCCAAGACCTGATGTTGGTTTAGGTAATGAAAAAGTTGAGATTATAAAAAAATTGGGGATAGATGTAGATGAGGAAAAGAAAGAGAGCTTAAGGGAAGTTCTCCATTCATACAAAAAAGGAGTTATAGATGGGGATGATTTAGTATTTGAGATAGCTAAGGCATTAAATGTAGATAATGAAATGGGATTAAAGGTTCTGGAAACTGCATTTCCTGAATTTAAAGATTTAAAGCCAGAGGCTACAACATTAACGTTGAGAAGCCATATGACATCCGGATGGTTTATTACATTGAGCAGTTTAATAAAAAAGAGAAAACTTCCTTTAAAGTTGTTTTCAATTGATAGATGCTTCAGAAGAGAGCAGAGGGAAGATAGAAGCCATTTAATGGCTTATCACTCTGCATCATGTGTTGTTGTTTGTGAAGATGTTAGTATAGATGATGGAAAGATAGTAGCTGAGGGGTTGTTAGAGCAGTTTGGATTTACAAAATTCAAGTTTAGGCCTGATGAGAAAAAGAGCAAGTATTATACTCCAGAAACTCAGACAGAGGTTTATGCATACCATCCAAAATTGGGAGAGTGGATTGAAGTAGCGACCTTTGGAGTTTACTCACCAATTGCCTTATCAAAATACAACATAGATGTGCCGGTTATGAACCTCGGTTTAGGTGTTGAGAGGTTGGCTATGATTATTTATGGTTATGAGGATGTTAGAGCAATGGTTTATCCACAGTTTTATGAATACAAGTTGAGTGATAGAGATATAGCAGGAATGATAAAGGTTGATAAAGTTCCTATATTGGATGAGATTTACAACTTTGCCAATGAGCTTATTGATGTTTGCATAGCTAACAAAGATAAAGACAGCCCATGCTCAGTGGAAATTAAAAAAGAATTTAACTTCAATGGAGAAAAAAGAACTGTTAAGGTTGAGATATTTGAAAATGAACCAAATAAAAAGCTTTTGGGCCCTTCAGTATTGAACGAGGTTTATGTTTATGATGGAAATATCTATGGCATTCCTCCAACATTTGAGGGCGTTAAAGAGCAGTATATCCCAATTTTAAAGAAGGCTAAAGAAGAAGGAGTTTCTACAAACATTAGATACATAGATGGGATTATCTATAAATTGGCTGCCAAGATTGAAGAGTCTTTAGTATCAAATGTGGATGAATTTAAGTTTAGGGTTCCGATAGTTAGGAGCTTGAGTGATATAAACTTAAAAGTTGATGAATTAGCTTTAAAACAGATAATGGGTGAAAATAAGGTTATAGACGTTAGAGGACCAGTCTTTTTAAATGCCAAAGTTGAAATAAAGTAA